The proteins below come from a single Ahaetulla prasina isolate Xishuangbanna chromosome 16, ASM2864084v1, whole genome shotgun sequence genomic window:
- the SH3GLB2 gene encoding endophilin-B2 isoform X4, with amino-acid sequence MDFNMKKLASDAGVFFTRAVQFTEEKLGQAEKTELDAHFENLLARADTTKNWTEKILRQTEVLLQPNPSARVEEFLYEKLDRKVPSRVTNGELLAQYMMEAASDFGATSPYGKTLIKVGETERRLGGAERDFIHGASINFLTPLRNFLEGDWRTISKERRILQNRRLDLDACKARLKKAKAAEAKAAAEHELRLAQTEFDRQAEVTRLLLEGISSTHVNHLRCLHEFAEAQTTYYAQCYQYMLDLQKQLNSSRGEMLPGTFVGNAESTSPPPNAASPTAMVAATGPAVPTLPVVPTIAGAPNSAPVVEALNPSEVKPPSSGTRKARVLYDYDAADSSELSLLSDEMITVYSLPGMDPDWLIGERGNKKGKVPVTYLELLS; translated from the exons TTCACAGAGGAGAAGCTCGGTCAGGCCGAGAAGACAGAATTAGACGCACATTTTGAGAATCTCCTGGCTCGAGCTGACACCACCAAAAACTGGACGGAGAAGATCTTACGACAGACGGAAGTCCTGCTTCAACCAAATCCCA GTGCCCGAGTTGAAGAGTTCCTCTATGAGAAGCTGGACCGGAAAGTCCCATCTCGGGTCACCAATGGGGAACTTCTAGCTCAGTACATGATGGAAGCGGCCAGCGACTTTGGAGCCACCTCTCCCTATG GCAAAACTCTCATCAAAGTTGGCGAGACCGAACGGCGTctgggaggagctgagagggacttCATCCATGGGGCTTCCATTAATTTCCTGACTCCGCTGCGCAACTTCCTGGAAGGAGACTGGAGGACCATTTCG aaagagagaaggatcctgcaaaaccgTCGGCTGGACCTGGACGCTTGCAAAGCTCGGCTGAAGAAAGCGAAGGCCGCGGAAGCGAAGGCCGCg GCGGAACACGAGCTTCGGCTGGCCCAGACGGAATTTGATCGACAGGCAGAAGTCACTCGGCTTCTTTTGGAAGGAATCAGCAGCACGCAT gtCAACCACCTCCGATGTCTCCACGAGTTTGCAGAAGCTCAGACCACGTACTACGCTCAATGCTACCAATACATGTTGGATCTCCAGAAGCAACTGAATAG CTCCAGAGGAGAAat GTTGCCAGGGACTTTTGTGGGCAACGCAGAGTCCACGTCGCCCCCGCCCAACGCTGCTTCCCCGACAGCCATGGTTGCCGCCACGGGGCCCGCTGTGCCCACCCTCCCGGTGGTGCCCACGATCGCTGGAGCACCCAATTCGGCTCCGGTGGTTGAAGCTCTGAACCCCAGCGAGGTGAAGCCCCCCAGCAGCGGGACCCGGAAAGCCCGAGTGTTGTATGACTACGATGCAGCCGACAGCAGCGAGCTCTCTCTACTCTCGGATGAG ATGATCACTGTGTACAGTCTCCCAGGGATGGACCCAGACTGGCTGATAGGAGAGAGGGGGAACAAGAAAGGCAAAGTGCCCGTCACCTACTTAGAACTGCTGAGCTAA
- the SH3GLB2 gene encoding endophilin-B2 isoform X2, producing the protein MDFNMKKLASDAGVFFTRAVQFTEEKLGQAEKTELDAHFENLLARADTTKNWTEKILRQTEVLLQPNPSARVEEFLYEKLDRKVPSRVTNGELLAQYMMEAASDFGATSPYGKTLIKVGETERRLGGAERDFIHGASINFLTPLRNFLEGDWRTISKERRILQNRRLDLDACKARLKKAKAAEAKAAAVPDFQETRPRNYILSASAAALWSDEVEKAEHELRLAQTEFDRQAEVTRLLLEGISSTHVNHLRCLHEFAEAQTTYYAQCYQYMLDLQKQLNRLPGTFVGNAESTSPPPNAASPTAMVAATGPAVPTLPVVPTIAGAPNSAPVVEALNPSEVKPPSSGTRKARVLYDYDAADSSELSLLSDEMITVYSLPGMDPDWLIGERGNKKGKVPVTYLELLS; encoded by the exons TTCACAGAGGAGAAGCTCGGTCAGGCCGAGAAGACAGAATTAGACGCACATTTTGAGAATCTCCTGGCTCGAGCTGACACCACCAAAAACTGGACGGAGAAGATCTTACGACAGACGGAAGTCCTGCTTCAACCAAATCCCA GTGCCCGAGTTGAAGAGTTCCTCTATGAGAAGCTGGACCGGAAAGTCCCATCTCGGGTCACCAATGGGGAACTTCTAGCTCAGTACATGATGGAAGCGGCCAGCGACTTTGGAGCCACCTCTCCCTATG GCAAAACTCTCATCAAAGTTGGCGAGACCGAACGGCGTctgggaggagctgagagggacttCATCCATGGGGCTTCCATTAATTTCCTGACTCCGCTGCGCAACTTCCTGGAAGGAGACTGGAGGACCATTTCG aaagagagaaggatcctgcaaaaccgTCGGCTGGACCTGGACGCTTGCAAAGCTCGGCTGAAGAAAGCGAAGGCCGCGGAAGCGAAGGCCGCg GCGGTGCCCGACTTTCAAGAGACTAGACCGCGTAATTACATTCTCTCCGCCAGCGCAGCCGCG CTTTGGAGTGACGAGGTGGAAAAA GCGGAACACGAGCTTCGGCTGGCCCAGACGGAATTTGATCGACAGGCAGAAGTCACTCGGCTTCTTTTGGAAGGAATCAGCAGCACGCAT gtCAACCACCTCCGATGTCTCCACGAGTTTGCAGAAGCTCAGACCACGTACTACGCTCAATGCTACCAATACATGTTGGATCTCCAGAAGCAACTGAATAG GTTGCCAGGGACTTTTGTGGGCAACGCAGAGTCCACGTCGCCCCCGCCCAACGCTGCTTCCCCGACAGCCATGGTTGCCGCCACGGGGCCCGCTGTGCCCACCCTCCCGGTGGTGCCCACGATCGCTGGAGCACCCAATTCGGCTCCGGTGGTTGAAGCTCTGAACCCCAGCGAGGTGAAGCCCCCCAGCAGCGGGACCCGGAAAGCCCGAGTGTTGTATGACTACGATGCAGCCGACAGCAGCGAGCTCTCTCTACTCTCGGATGAG ATGATCACTGTGTACAGTCTCCCAGGGATGGACCCAGACTGGCTGATAGGAGAGAGGGGGAACAAGAAAGGCAAAGTGCCCGTCACCTACTTAGAACTGCTGAGCTAA
- the SH3GLB2 gene encoding endophilin-B2 isoform X3, with protein MDFNMKKLASDAGVFFTRAVQFTEEKLGQAEKTELDAHFENLLARADTTKNWTEKILRQTEVLLQPNPSARVEEFLYEKLDRKVPSRVTNGELLAQYMMEAASDFGATSPYGKTLIKVGETERRLGGAERDFIHGASINFLTPLRNFLEGDWRTISKERRILQNRRLDLDACKARLKKAKAAEAKAALWSDEVEKAEHELRLAQTEFDRQAEVTRLLLEGISSTHVNHLRCLHEFAEAQTTYYAQCYQYMLDLQKQLNSSRGEMLPGTFVGNAESTSPPPNAASPTAMVAATGPAVPTLPVVPTIAGAPNSAPVVEALNPSEVKPPSSGTRKARVLYDYDAADSSELSLLSDEMITVYSLPGMDPDWLIGERGNKKGKVPVTYLELLS; from the exons TTCACAGAGGAGAAGCTCGGTCAGGCCGAGAAGACAGAATTAGACGCACATTTTGAGAATCTCCTGGCTCGAGCTGACACCACCAAAAACTGGACGGAGAAGATCTTACGACAGACGGAAGTCCTGCTTCAACCAAATCCCA GTGCCCGAGTTGAAGAGTTCCTCTATGAGAAGCTGGACCGGAAAGTCCCATCTCGGGTCACCAATGGGGAACTTCTAGCTCAGTACATGATGGAAGCGGCCAGCGACTTTGGAGCCACCTCTCCCTATG GCAAAACTCTCATCAAAGTTGGCGAGACCGAACGGCGTctgggaggagctgagagggacttCATCCATGGGGCTTCCATTAATTTCCTGACTCCGCTGCGCAACTTCCTGGAAGGAGACTGGAGGACCATTTCG aaagagagaaggatcctgcaaaaccgTCGGCTGGACCTGGACGCTTGCAAAGCTCGGCTGAAGAAAGCGAAGGCCGCGGAAGCGAAGGCCGCg CTTTGGAGTGACGAGGTGGAAAAA GCGGAACACGAGCTTCGGCTGGCCCAGACGGAATTTGATCGACAGGCAGAAGTCACTCGGCTTCTTTTGGAAGGAATCAGCAGCACGCAT gtCAACCACCTCCGATGTCTCCACGAGTTTGCAGAAGCTCAGACCACGTACTACGCTCAATGCTACCAATACATGTTGGATCTCCAGAAGCAACTGAATAG CTCCAGAGGAGAAat GTTGCCAGGGACTTTTGTGGGCAACGCAGAGTCCACGTCGCCCCCGCCCAACGCTGCTTCCCCGACAGCCATGGTTGCCGCCACGGGGCCCGCTGTGCCCACCCTCCCGGTGGTGCCCACGATCGCTGGAGCACCCAATTCGGCTCCGGTGGTTGAAGCTCTGAACCCCAGCGAGGTGAAGCCCCCCAGCAGCGGGACCCGGAAAGCCCGAGTGTTGTATGACTACGATGCAGCCGACAGCAGCGAGCTCTCTCTACTCTCGGATGAG ATGATCACTGTGTACAGTCTCCCAGGGATGGACCCAGACTGGCTGATAGGAGAGAGGGGGAACAAGAAAGGCAAAGTGCCCGTCACCTACTTAGAACTGCTGAGCTAA
- the SH3GLB2 gene encoding endophilin-B2 isoform X1, translating to MDFNMKKLASDAGVFFTRAVQFTEEKLGQAEKTELDAHFENLLARADTTKNWTEKILRQTEVLLQPNPSARVEEFLYEKLDRKVPSRVTNGELLAQYMMEAASDFGATSPYGKTLIKVGETERRLGGAERDFIHGASINFLTPLRNFLEGDWRTISKERRILQNRRLDLDACKARLKKAKAAEAKAAAVPDFQETRPRNYILSASAAALWSDEVEKAEHELRLAQTEFDRQAEVTRLLLEGISSTHVNHLRCLHEFAEAQTTYYAQCYQYMLDLQKQLNSSRGEMLPGTFVGNAESTSPPPNAASPTAMVAATGPAVPTLPVVPTIAGAPNSAPVVEALNPSEVKPPSSGTRKARVLYDYDAADSSELSLLSDEMITVYSLPGMDPDWLIGERGNKKGKVPVTYLELLS from the exons TTCACAGAGGAGAAGCTCGGTCAGGCCGAGAAGACAGAATTAGACGCACATTTTGAGAATCTCCTGGCTCGAGCTGACACCACCAAAAACTGGACGGAGAAGATCTTACGACAGACGGAAGTCCTGCTTCAACCAAATCCCA GTGCCCGAGTTGAAGAGTTCCTCTATGAGAAGCTGGACCGGAAAGTCCCATCTCGGGTCACCAATGGGGAACTTCTAGCTCAGTACATGATGGAAGCGGCCAGCGACTTTGGAGCCACCTCTCCCTATG GCAAAACTCTCATCAAAGTTGGCGAGACCGAACGGCGTctgggaggagctgagagggacttCATCCATGGGGCTTCCATTAATTTCCTGACTCCGCTGCGCAACTTCCTGGAAGGAGACTGGAGGACCATTTCG aaagagagaaggatcctgcaaaaccgTCGGCTGGACCTGGACGCTTGCAAAGCTCGGCTGAAGAAAGCGAAGGCCGCGGAAGCGAAGGCCGCg GCGGTGCCCGACTTTCAAGAGACTAGACCGCGTAATTACATTCTCTCCGCCAGCGCAGCCGCG CTTTGGAGTGACGAGGTGGAAAAA GCGGAACACGAGCTTCGGCTGGCCCAGACGGAATTTGATCGACAGGCAGAAGTCACTCGGCTTCTTTTGGAAGGAATCAGCAGCACGCAT gtCAACCACCTCCGATGTCTCCACGAGTTTGCAGAAGCTCAGACCACGTACTACGCTCAATGCTACCAATACATGTTGGATCTCCAGAAGCAACTGAATAG CTCCAGAGGAGAAat GTTGCCAGGGACTTTTGTGGGCAACGCAGAGTCCACGTCGCCCCCGCCCAACGCTGCTTCCCCGACAGCCATGGTTGCCGCCACGGGGCCCGCTGTGCCCACCCTCCCGGTGGTGCCCACGATCGCTGGAGCACCCAATTCGGCTCCGGTGGTTGAAGCTCTGAACCCCAGCGAGGTGAAGCCCCCCAGCAGCGGGACCCGGAAAGCCCGAGTGTTGTATGACTACGATGCAGCCGACAGCAGCGAGCTCTCTCTACTCTCGGATGAG ATGATCACTGTGTACAGTCTCCCAGGGATGGACCCAGACTGGCTGATAGGAGAGAGGGGGAACAAGAAAGGCAAAGTGCCCGTCACCTACTTAGAACTGCTGAGCTAA
- the SH3GLB2 gene encoding endophilin-B2 isoform X5, protein MDFNMKKLASDAGVFFTRAVQFTEEKLGQAEKTELDAHFENLLARADTTKNWTEKILRQTEVLLQPNPSARVEEFLYEKLDRKVPSRVTNGELLAQYMMEAASDFGATSPYGKTLIKVGETERRLGGAERDFIHGASINFLTPLRNFLEGDWRTISKERRILQNRRLDLDACKARLKKAKAAEAKAAAEHELRLAQTEFDRQAEVTRLLLEGISSTHVNHLRCLHEFAEAQTTYYAQCYQYMLDLQKQLNRLPGTFVGNAESTSPPPNAASPTAMVAATGPAVPTLPVVPTIAGAPNSAPVVEALNPSEVKPPSSGTRKARVLYDYDAADSSELSLLSDEMITVYSLPGMDPDWLIGERGNKKGKVPVTYLELLS, encoded by the exons TTCACAGAGGAGAAGCTCGGTCAGGCCGAGAAGACAGAATTAGACGCACATTTTGAGAATCTCCTGGCTCGAGCTGACACCACCAAAAACTGGACGGAGAAGATCTTACGACAGACGGAAGTCCTGCTTCAACCAAATCCCA GTGCCCGAGTTGAAGAGTTCCTCTATGAGAAGCTGGACCGGAAAGTCCCATCTCGGGTCACCAATGGGGAACTTCTAGCTCAGTACATGATGGAAGCGGCCAGCGACTTTGGAGCCACCTCTCCCTATG GCAAAACTCTCATCAAAGTTGGCGAGACCGAACGGCGTctgggaggagctgagagggacttCATCCATGGGGCTTCCATTAATTTCCTGACTCCGCTGCGCAACTTCCTGGAAGGAGACTGGAGGACCATTTCG aaagagagaaggatcctgcaaaaccgTCGGCTGGACCTGGACGCTTGCAAAGCTCGGCTGAAGAAAGCGAAGGCCGCGGAAGCGAAGGCCGCg GCGGAACACGAGCTTCGGCTGGCCCAGACGGAATTTGATCGACAGGCAGAAGTCACTCGGCTTCTTTTGGAAGGAATCAGCAGCACGCAT gtCAACCACCTCCGATGTCTCCACGAGTTTGCAGAAGCTCAGACCACGTACTACGCTCAATGCTACCAATACATGTTGGATCTCCAGAAGCAACTGAATAG GTTGCCAGGGACTTTTGTGGGCAACGCAGAGTCCACGTCGCCCCCGCCCAACGCTGCTTCCCCGACAGCCATGGTTGCCGCCACGGGGCCCGCTGTGCCCACCCTCCCGGTGGTGCCCACGATCGCTGGAGCACCCAATTCGGCTCCGGTGGTTGAAGCTCTGAACCCCAGCGAGGTGAAGCCCCCCAGCAGCGGGACCCGGAAAGCCCGAGTGTTGTATGACTACGATGCAGCCGACAGCAGCGAGCTCTCTCTACTCTCGGATGAG ATGATCACTGTGTACAGTCTCCCAGGGATGGACCCAGACTGGCTGATAGGAGAGAGGGGGAACAAGAAAGGCAAAGTGCCCGTCACCTACTTAGAACTGCTGAGCTAA